The following proteins come from a genomic window of Trifolium pratense cultivar HEN17-A07 linkage group LG4, ARS_RC_1.1, whole genome shotgun sequence:
- the LOC123922970 gene encoding uncharacterized protein LOC123922970 — protein sequence MASFSIEEFIGNGVLKELLPKLLDEGWDDVPTLKVMDSDDMNSIKMTQRQKDSIGIRSYLHDRGLMQYADKLEATGKGLPELLSLSTMDLSAQFDMKRGHIARFIDRTKCDDSFKLRAMMARRRSSMMYRHESIPKNLASNGSNSMMRMQIRSNATSDRSFEQSLTELKIKDGYSFKGIVASEPVEPRFRN from the exons atggcTTCATTTTCAATAGAAGAATTCATAGGGAATGGagttttgaaggagctgctcccTAAGTTGTTGGATGAAGGTTGGGATGATGTGCCAACCCTGAAGGTTATGGACTCGGATGATATGAATTCAATAAAGATGACACAACGGCAAAAG GACTCGATTGGAATAAGGTCATACCTACACGATCGTGGACTGATGCAATATGCAGATAAGCTAGAGGCCACTGGAAAAGGTCTGCCAGAGCTTTTAAGTTTAAGTACTATGGACCTTTCTGCTCAGTTTGACATGAAGAGAGGCCATATTGCCCGTTTCATAGACAGAACAAAATGTGACGATTCCTTTAAGTTACGTGCAATGATGGCTAGGAGAAGAAGCAGCATGATGTATAGACATGAAAGCATCCCAAAGAATCTTGCATCAAACGGTTCCAACAGTATGATGAGAATGCAAATTAGAAGTAATGCAACCTCTGATAGATCATTTGAACAATCACTTACTGAGCTAAAGATTAAAGACGGGTACAGTTTTAAAGGGATTGTGGCTTCTGAGCCAGTTGAGCCTAGA TTCAGAAACTAA
- the LOC123921233 gene encoding peroxiredoxin-like 2A, which translates to MEPLMKMKTPPMKAGELWRDKPAIFLCLRRPGCIMCRAEAHKLFSRKPIFDALGVQLFAVVHEHMESEIKDFWPRYWGGVVLFDRGKDFFKALGGGKLHKEKFFSGFLLNPRAISNYKRAKATGFQKNFRGEGEIKGGLFIVGSGKTGIAYQFIEMNFGDWAPLAEVIEICTQLQKQQPGQGELEQP; encoded by the exons ATGGAACCATTGATGAAAATGAAGACACCTCCGATGAAAGCAGGAGAACTGTGGCGAGACAAACCAGCTATTTTCCTTTGTCTCCGGCGACCAGG GTGCATCATGTGCAGAGCAGAGGCACACAAGCTCTTCTCCAGGAAACCCATATTTGATGCACTTGGGGTACAACTATTTGCGGTTGTTCATGAGCACATGGAGTCAGAG atcaaagatTTCTGGCCTCGATATTGGGGTGGTGTTGTACTTTTCGATCGGGGTAAGGATTTCTTCAAAGCTCTTGGAGGGGGAAAATTGCACAAGGAAAAGTTTTTCTCTGGATTTTTACTGAACCCACGAGCAATTTCCAATTACAAGCGTGCAAAAGCTACAGGATTTCAAAAAAACTTTAGAGGGGAAGGAGAAATAAAGGGTGGACTCTTCATAGTCGGAAGTGGAAAGACTGGTATTGCTTACCAGTTTATTGAGATGAACTTTGGTGATTGGGCACCTCTAGCCGAAGTAATCGAAATTTGTACCCAGTTGCAG AAACAACAGCCAGGTCAAGGTGAACTTGAGCAGCCTTGA
- the LOC123921231 gene encoding putative pentatricopeptide repeat-containing protein At1g68930 → MSLSHSTSSNHYCALLKLFCQNRNITNAKKLHCHIIKSIPNPETFLLNNFISSYANLGSITYARRVFDQMPHPTLYSWNTILSAYSKLGRFHEMEYMFDAMPIRDGVSWNSLISGYAACGSIYRSVKAYNLMLSEGSFNLNRVTFSTLLILASKHGCVQLGRQIHGHVVKFGFMSYVFVGSPLVDMYSKMGMISCARQAFDELPEKNVVMYNTLITGLMRCGRLEDSKRLFLDMRERDSISWTSMITGFTQNGLDRDAIDFFREMTLENLQMDQYTFGSVLTACGGVMALQEGKQVHAYIIRTDYKDNIFVSSALVDMYCKCKKIKSAETVFKKMTCKNVVSWTAMLVGYGQNGHSEEAVKTFSDMQKYGIEPDDFTFGSVISSCANLASIEEGAQFHARALISGLISFITVSNALVTLYGKCGSIEDSHRLFSEMRFKDEVTWTALVSGYAKFGKANETIRLFESMLAYGLKPDKVTFIGVLSACSRAGLVEKGNQIFESMIMEHRIVPIQDHYTCMIDLFSRAGRLEEARNFINKMPFRPDAIGWSTLLSSCRFYGNMDIGKWAAEFLMELDPHNTASYVLLSSVYAAKGKWEEVAGLRKDMRDKGLRKEPGCSWIKYNNQVHVFSADDKSHPFSDQIYSELEKLNYKMIKEGYVPDMNSVLHDVEDSEKIKMLNHHSEKLAIAFGLLFIPPGLPIRIVKNLRVCGDCHNATKYISKVTQREILVRDTARFHLFKDGMCSCGDFW, encoded by the coding sequence ATGTCACTGTCACATTCCACTTCTTCCAACCACTACTGTGCATTGCTCAAACTTTTCTGCCAAAACCGCAATATCACAAACGCAAAAAAGCTCCATTGTCACATTATCAAATCCATTCCAAACCCAGAAACCTTTCTCTTAAACAATTTCATCAGCTCCTATGCAAATCTCGGCTCAATTACCTATGCCCGCAGGGTGTTCGATCAAATGCCTCACCCAACTCTCTACTCTTGGAACACCATTCTTTCTGCTTACTCTAAACTGGGTCGTTTTCATGAGATGGAATACATGTTTGATGCAATGCCAATACGAGATGGGGTGTCGTGGAATTCACTTATTTCGGGATATGCTGCTTGTGGTTCTATTTATCGATCTGTAAAGGCTTATAATTTGATGTTGAGTGAAGGGTCGTTTAATTTGAATCGAGTTACGTTCTCAACTTTGCTTATACTTGCATCGAAACATGGTTGTGTTCAATTGGGTAGGCAGATTCATGGACATGTTGTGAAGTTTGGTTTCATGTCGTATGTTTTTGTTGGGAGTCCTTTGGTGGATATGTATTCAAAGATGGGAATGATATCTTGTGCAAGGCAGGCTTTTGATGAGTTGCCTGAGAAGAATGTGGTTATGTATAATACGTTGATAACGGGATTGATGCGGTGCGGTAGGCTTGAAGATTCCAAGCGATTGTTTCTAGATATGCGAGAAAGGGATTCGATTTCTTGGACATCGATGATTACCGGGTTTACTCAGAATGGATTGGACAGAGATGCAATTGATTTTTTCAGAGAGATGACACTGGAAAATCTACAGATGGATCAGTATACGTTTGGAAGTGTTTTAACTGCTTGTGGGGGTGTTATGGCTTTGCAAGAAGGCAAGCAAGTTCATGCTTATATCATTAGGACAGATTATAAGGATAATATATTTGTCTCCAGCGCTCTTGTTGACATGTATTGCAAGtgtaagaaaataaaatcaGCAGAAACTGTTTTCAAGAAGATGACTTGCAAGAACGTTGTCTCTTGGACTGCAATGTTAGTGGGTTATGGACAAAATGGCCATAGTGAAGAAGCTGTTAAAACCTTTAGTGATATGCAAAAATATGGGATTGAGCCAGATGATTTCACCTTCGGAAGTGTAATTAGCTCATGTGCAAACCTTGCAAGCATAGAAGAGGGTGCTCAGTTCCATGCCAGAGCTCTCATTTCTGGCCTAATTTCATTTATTACTGTTTCCAATGCTCTGGTTACATTGTATGGTAAATGTGGAAGCATTGAAGACTCACATAGACTTTTTAGTGAGATGAGGTTCAAGGATGAAGTCACATGGACTGCACTTGTTTCTGGCTATGCTAAGTTTGGTAAAGCCAATGAAACAATCAGGTTATTTGAAAGCATGTTAGCGTATGGTTTAAAACCTGACAAGGTTACATTTATCGGGGTTCTTTCAGCTTGTAGTAGAGCAGGTTTAGTGGAAAAAGGAAATCAGATATTCGAATCGATGATTATGGAACATAGGATTGTACCAATTCAAGATCATTACACTTGCATGATTGATCTCTTCAGTCGAGCTGGGCGGTTAGAAGAAGCGaggaattttataaataagatgCCTTTCAGGCCTGATGCAATTGGTTGGTCAACGTTGTTAAGTTCGTGTAGATTCTACGGGAACATGGACATTGGCAAGTGGGCAGCCGAGTTTCTTATGGAATTAGACCCACATAACACTGCTAGCTACGTCTTACTTTCAAGTGTATACGCTGCTAAAGGAAAATGGGAGGAAGTTGCTGGATTAAGAAAAGATATGAGAGATAAGGGTCTGAGAAAGGAACCGGGATGTAGCTGGATCAAATATAACAACCAAGTGCATGTTTTCTCTGCCGATGATAAGTCACATCCATTTTCAGATCAGATATATTCTGAGCTTGAAAAGTTGAACTACAAAATGATAAAAGAGGGTTATGTGCCTGATATGAATTCTGTTCTGCATGATGTTGAGGATTCAGAGAAAATTAAGATGCTTAATCACCATAGTGAAAAGCTTGCAATTGCCTTTGGGTTGTTATTTATTCCTCCTGGTTTGCCCATACGAATAGTTAAAAATCTGAGGGTTTGTGGGGATTGCCACAATGCAACTAAATATATATCTAAGGTCACCCAGAGAGAGATTCTTGTAAGAGACACAGCCCGGTTCCATTTGTTTAAAGATGGAATGTGTTCATGTGGAGACTTTTGGTGA